The following are from one region of the Amycolatopsis sp. QT-25 genome:
- a CDS encoding BTAD domain-containing putative transcriptional regulator codes for MEIRILGPVSVLTDEGPLALGGPKPRTLLARLAVSAGAVVSVEQLIDAVWGADALKRSRASVHTYVSTLRKVIVQGGGQDVITRGPGGYRLAPDVASIDLDGFLLSVRDGRRALREHRFAAAAKSLGEGLDQWHGTALDGADGDWTSAERDRLSEMRLAAVEDWSAARLFLDDGPDVLEKLAVLVRQHPLRERMRAQLMTALFLAGRQDDALRCFQQGRQALAEELGVEPGPELRQVHAQLLRGEISLPSGPTLSRRIIPRQLPPDIADFTGRETELRQIKDFCMASSEQNVMRLTVLSGKPGAGKTTLATHAAHRFLAHFDGGQLYANLRGAQAAPVDPADILARFLRALGTPDLAMPTDIEGRTALYRTLIADRRVLVVLDDAADEQQVRPLLPGGGGCAVLVTSRNRMSTLEGAAYVHVGVLAEQEALAMLGRLIGRRRLAAQQAPALDIVRLCGALPLAVRIAGARLAARSGWSLDDLARRLRNQHRILHELTAGDLEVRGSLVLSYAGLDDTGRRALRRMGWLRTDVPEWLVAALLGLPGPETAKVLERLLDVQLLDGAEDDRYRLHDLVRAFAMERATEEETAGDMLEVARQVAERSLQLAEYAVARLPGGGSARRVVPADIDTAAIEEQPTVWLRRELPALIDVIEWCSRLGEVALSARLTTALTPAFAMQNWFDEWWHTHSVVLSASRRSDDREHEAHLSAGLGWLRSEQDRYSESADFYRAALTIYSALDDRVGQGKVLLELSLVRRDQAFLAEARAHLDTAVPLLEEAADRRGLARAEHTRGAILTELGELPAALQACERAVRAYRELGDQRAVALALRTSSIAHRAAGNLREAAAQAEEALASLRVEDDPTMVAYAVQSLAKVRIRQGLGTTVRDSLQDCLADRQLMRDGFGEALLLRTLGELELAEGDAVQAKTLLTRALDSWRTLAVPLWEARTLRDLAMALRALGDTAEAERVAGQALEIFVCYGSRESRELQIHAGT; via the coding sequence ATGGAAATCAGAATACTGGGTCCTGTATCAGTCTTGACGGATGAGGGACCGCTTGCACTGGGTGGTCCGAAACCACGCACACTGCTGGCTCGGCTGGCGGTGTCGGCTGGCGCTGTCGTGTCAGTGGAACAGCTTATCGACGCGGTATGGGGTGCGGACGCGCTGAAACGCTCCAGAGCGTCGGTGCACACCTATGTGTCCACTCTGCGAAAGGTCATTGTCCAAGGCGGCGGCCAAGATGTGATCACGCGTGGGCCTGGTGGTTATCGGCTCGCGCCCGACGTCGCGTCGATCGACCTCGACGGCTTCTTGCTTTCCGTACGGGACGGGAGGCGAGCGCTACGTGAGCATCGGTTCGCAGCCGCCGCGAAGTCACTCGGCGAGGGGCTCGACCAGTGGCATGGTACCGCATTGGACGGTGCGGACGGTGACTGGACGAGCGCCGAACGGGACCGGCTTTCGGAAATGCGGCTGGCGGCCGTGGAAGACTGGTCAGCGGCCAGGTTGTTCCTCGACGACGGACCGGACGTGCTCGAGAAGCTCGCCGTCCTGGTGCGACAGCATCCTTTGCGCGAAAGAATGCGAGCTCAGCTGATGACCGCGCTGTTCCTCGCCGGCCGGCAGGATGATGCGCTCAGGTGCTTCCAGCAAGGCAGGCAGGCGCTCGCCGAGGAACTGGGCGTCGAGCCCGGGCCCGAACTGCGACAAGTGCACGCGCAGCTCCTGCGTGGTGAGATCAGCTTGCCGAGCGGGCCGACTCTGTCCAGGAGAATCATTCCCCGTCAATTGCCACCGGACATCGCCGACTTCACCGGTCGGGAAACCGAACTGCGCCAGATCAAAGACTTCTGTATGGCGAGCAGCGAGCAAAACGTGATGCGCCTGACGGTGTTGTCGGGCAAACCCGGCGCAGGGAAGACAACGCTCGCCACCCACGCCGCGCACCGGTTCCTGGCACACTTCGACGGCGGCCAACTCTATGCCAACCTCCGCGGGGCCCAAGCGGCACCGGTCGACCCCGCCGACATCCTGGCTCGTTTCTTGCGTGCGCTCGGAACCCCTGACCTGGCCATGCCAACCGACATCGAGGGCCGAACGGCGCTGTACCGAACCCTGATAGCAGACCGCCGGGTACTTGTCGTACTCGACGATGCCGCCGACGAGCAGCAGGTCCGGCCTTTGTTACCCGGTGGAGGTGGCTGTGCTGTGCTGGTGACCAGTCGAAACCGGATGTCGACGTTGGAGGGAGCAGCCTACGTCCATGTCGGCGTGCTCGCCGAGCAGGAAGCTCTCGCGATGCTGGGCAGACTGATCGGCCGGCGCCGTCTGGCCGCACAACAGGCGCCGGCCTTGGACATCGTACGGCTCTGCGGGGCACTGCCGTTGGCCGTTCGCATCGCGGGAGCGCGATTGGCCGCACGCTCCGGGTGGTCCTTGGACGATCTCGCTCGACGGCTGCGGAACCAACATCGGATTCTGCATGAACTCACCGCAGGAGACCTCGAGGTCCGCGGAAGCCTCGTCCTCAGCTACGCCGGGCTTGACGACACCGGTCGTCGCGCACTACGCAGGATGGGCTGGCTTCGTACCGACGTACCCGAATGGCTTGTCGCGGCCTTGCTCGGTTTGCCGGGGCCCGAGACCGCGAAGGTTCTCGAGCGCCTGCTAGACGTGCAGCTGCTCGACGGTGCGGAAGACGATCGCTACCGACTTCACGACCTGGTCCGCGCGTTCGCGATGGAACGTGCGACCGAGGAGGAGACAGCGGGGGACATGCTGGAGGTGGCCAGGCAAGTGGCCGAGCGTTCCCTGCAGCTGGCCGAATACGCCGTCGCGCGACTTCCCGGTGGTGGATCCGCCCGTCGAGTGGTGCCGGCCGACATCGATACCGCCGCGATCGAGGAACAGCCGACAGTTTGGCTGAGGAGGGAACTGCCGGCTCTGATCGATGTGATCGAGTGGTGTTCGCGTCTCGGCGAGGTCGCGCTGTCCGCACGGCTGACGACCGCGCTGACCCCCGCGTTCGCCATGCAGAATTGGTTCGACGAGTGGTGGCACACGCATTCGGTCGTGCTGTCGGCTTCGCGTCGGTCGGATGATCGAGAGCACGAAGCTCACTTGTCGGCGGGCCTTGGCTGGCTCCGTTCGGAACAGGACCGCTACAGCGAATCCGCGGACTTCTATCGTGCCGCGCTCACCATCTACAGCGCGTTGGACGATCGAGTGGGTCAGGGCAAGGTTCTGCTGGAGCTCAGCCTGGTGCGGCGCGACCAAGCCTTCCTGGCGGAGGCCCGGGCTCACCTCGACACCGCGGTCCCGCTACTCGAGGAAGCCGCGGACCGCCGCGGTCTGGCCCGCGCGGAGCACACCCGCGGCGCAATCCTCACGGAGCTGGGCGAACTACCTGCGGCATTGCAAGCCTGCGAACGAGCGGTACGGGCCTATCGGGAACTCGGTGATCAGCGTGCGGTGGCGCTCGCCCTCAGAACCTCGAGTATCGCGCATCGCGCTGCCGGGAATCTCCGGGAGGCTGCCGCGCAAGCCGAGGAAGCACTGGCCTCACTCCGCGTCGAGGACGATCCCACCATGGTCGCCTATGCGGTTCAGTCCCTGGCGAAAGTCAGAATTCGGCAAGGGCTCGGCACCACGGTACGCGACTCGTTACAGGACTGTCTGGCCGACAGACAACTGATGCGAGATGGTTTCGGGGAAGCCTTGCTGTTGAGAACTTTAGGAGAACTCGAACTCGCTGAAGGTGATGCCGTTCAGGCAAAGACTCTGTTGACCCGTGCCCTGGATTCATGGCGCACGCTGGCCGTGCCGCTGTGGGAGGCGAGGACGCTGCGCGACCTCGCGATGGCGCTGCGGGCTCTCGGCGATACTGCTGAAGCGGAGCGGGTGGCGGGACAGGCCCTGGAGATCTTCGTGTGTTACGGCAGCAGAGAAAGCCGCGAACTCCAGATTCATGCGGGTACATAG
- a CDS encoding MFS transporter: MSGPDAETEPSSVVQLLRGSRPLRALFSARVISYTGDSLSLVTLMLHVANSTGQGLAVALLLLVGDFVPSLLGPLAGAISDRFDLRKVMITCEIVQGVLMLLIALTLPPLPILLALVGVRAVASQVFQPASRSAVPAMVGGRDLEVANSAVGFGSNCAEAFGPLLAAAMLPFLGIRGVLLIDAASFLLSAAILTATKPMSPEPDPDNLALSAQARAGLGYILRTPAVRILSLGFCAVVAFNGIDDVALVLLAKEELKSGDSSVGLLLGAVGIGLLIGYALLSRFSARASMPALLIAGFFVSSAGNFLTGLAWSVVAAFTVQATRGLGLAGMDVASSTILQRIVPPKLLGRVFGNLYGAIGVAAALSYLGGGLLLDLAGARVTFLVAGVSGTVCTLLVALVLPRAIRKHR, from the coding sequence ATGTCTGGCCCCGACGCTGAGACAGAGCCCTCGAGCGTGGTACAGCTGCTACGTGGCAGCCGGCCTTTGCGAGCGCTCTTCTCGGCACGAGTGATCTCCTATACTGGGGATTCGCTCAGCCTTGTCACGTTGATGCTTCATGTGGCCAATTCCACCGGCCAGGGTCTGGCGGTGGCCTTGCTGCTTCTGGTCGGCGACTTCGTGCCCTCACTGCTCGGCCCGCTCGCCGGAGCCATCAGTGATCGGTTCGATCTGCGTAAAGTAATGATCACCTGCGAGATCGTGCAGGGCGTGCTGATGCTGCTCATCGCACTCACGCTGCCGCCGCTTCCCATCCTGCTCGCTTTGGTCGGTGTTCGCGCCGTCGCCTCGCAGGTGTTTCAGCCCGCCTCCCGGTCGGCCGTTCCGGCCATGGTCGGCGGCCGGGATCTGGAGGTCGCGAACTCGGCTGTCGGCTTCGGCTCGAACTGCGCCGAAGCGTTCGGTCCTCTTCTGGCCGCCGCCATGCTGCCGTTCCTGGGTATCCGCGGCGTTCTGCTGATCGATGCCGCGTCGTTCTTGCTGTCCGCTGCGATTCTGACGGCCACCAAGCCGATGTCACCCGAGCCGGATCCGGACAATCTGGCGTTGTCGGCCCAGGCACGGGCCGGTCTCGGCTACATTCTGCGCACGCCCGCTGTTCGGATCCTGTCCCTGGGCTTCTGTGCGGTGGTGGCCTTCAACGGGATCGATGATGTGGCATTGGTGCTGCTGGCCAAAGAAGAACTGAAGTCAGGCGACAGCTCCGTGGGCCTTCTGCTTGGAGCAGTCGGTATAGGCCTCCTTATCGGCTACGCACTATTGAGCCGGTTCAGTGCCAGGGCCTCGATGCCTGCGCTGCTGATCGCCGGGTTCTTCGTGAGCAGTGCGGGGAACTTCCTCACGGGTCTTGCCTGGTCCGTCGTCGCCGCGTTCACCGTGCAAGCCACGAGAGGACTCGGTCTTGCCGGCATGGACGTGGCTTCCTCGACCATCCTGCAACGAATCGTGCCGCCGAAGCTGCTGGGCAGGGTGTTCGGCAATCTTTACGGTGCGATCGGGGTGGCGGCCGCACTGTCCTATCTCGGCGGCGGCCTGTTGCTCGACCTCGCCGGCGCTCGGGTCACGTTTCTCGTTGCGGGAGTCAGTGGAACTGTGTGCACCCTGTTGGTGGCACTGGTGCTGCCACGGGCCATACGCAAGCATCGCTGA
- a CDS encoding SRPBCC family protein has translation MEMSHAETRSVSIKASPEIVLDLVSDPHNLPLWAPGAASAVRPAGDAWLVESGGTETRMFVRVSREHGTVDLLVAEDPPQGVFTRVLPSGEGAEYQFTLLFPEGTPEQAVAQQMTIVEEELRAVRRLSEERQSSK, from the coding sequence ATGGAAATGTCTCACGCCGAGACGCGATCAGTGTCCATCAAGGCGTCCCCGGAAATCGTCCTCGACCTGGTGTCCGATCCGCATAACCTCCCTCTGTGGGCCCCGGGAGCGGCATCCGCGGTGCGTCCTGCTGGTGACGCGTGGTTGGTCGAGAGTGGCGGAACCGAAACCCGTATGTTCGTGCGCGTTTCGCGGGAGCACGGGACCGTCGACCTCTTGGTTGCCGAGGATCCTCCTCAGGGAGTGTTCACGCGTGTCCTGCCCAGCGGTGAGGGTGCCGAGTACCAGTTCACCCTTCTGTTCCCCGAGGGGACGCCCGAACAGGCCGTCGCGCAGCAGATGACCATTGTCGAAGAAGAACTGCGGGCGGTGCGTAGACTGTCCGAAGAGCGTCAAAGCAGTAAGTAG
- a CDS encoding nuclear transport factor 2 family protein produces MLDKVPTAAAGASPDGLAAAFVDAFAQGWRAPADADELADHFDPWLHADYRFTQPLIRAPGSGRSAFRERFARPIFSLCSDIRGSVESWAHRDGMLFIAFRLDVTVGRRRVRLRVCDEVLLDDGLVAERHTHLDVVPLLGAILRSPRLWWRVARWQCDDMIAKRRKPRTRRAGGRLFSGYPGWK; encoded by the coding sequence TTGCTCGATAAAGTGCCGACCGCTGCGGCGGGTGCTTCTCCAGACGGCCTCGCGGCGGCTTTCGTCGATGCTTTCGCGCAGGGGTGGAGAGCGCCTGCCGATGCCGATGAGCTGGCCGACCACTTCGACCCCTGGCTCCATGCCGACTACCGGTTCACGCAACCGCTGATCCGGGCTCCCGGCTCCGGGCGCAGCGCGTTCCGGGAGAGGTTCGCGCGTCCGATCTTTTCGCTGTGCTCCGATATACGTGGATCGGTGGAGTCCTGGGCGCACCGAGATGGGATGCTTTTCATCGCGTTTCGTCTCGACGTCACCGTCGGCCGCCGCAGGGTACGGTTGCGTGTCTGTGACGAAGTGCTCCTTGACGATGGCCTCGTCGCCGAACGACACACCCATTTGGATGTGGTGCCGTTGCTGGGTGCCATCCTGCGCAGTCCACGTCTATGGTGGCGTGTGGCGAGGTGGCAGTGTGACGACATGATCGCCAAGCGGAGGAAACCGAGAACACGGCGAGCTGGTGGGCGGCTGTTCTCCGGATATCCGGGCTGGAAATGA
- a CDS encoding nuclear transport factor 2 family protein, whose product MSTENNRKLLATVFDQLAAGNARALTDVMADECRWIFPGDWSWGGVWEPKTEVVHKLLRPLMAQFSDDYRSEADMILAAEDRVVVQARGHATTKHGDTYEQTYCFIFRLADDRIIEVVEYCNSALVEKVLELPTR is encoded by the coding sequence TGTTCGATCAGTTGGCAGCGGGAAACGCTCGTGCCCTGACCGATGTCATGGCCGACGAGTGCCGATGGATTTTTCCGGGAGATTGGTCATGGGGCGGCGTCTGGGAGCCGAAGACGGAAGTGGTGCACAAGTTACTTCGCCCCCTGATGGCGCAGTTTTCCGACGACTATCGCAGCGAGGCGGACATGATCCTCGCAGCCGAGGATCGCGTGGTCGTACAAGCACGCGGCCATGCCACGACGAAACATGGGGATACTTACGAGCAAACATACTGTTTCATCTTTCGCCTGGCGGACGATCGAATCATCGAAGTCGTCGAATACTGCAACTCTGCCCTGGTGGAGAAGGTGCTGGAACTTCCCACCCGTTGA